The Oryza glaberrima chromosome 5, OglaRS2, whole genome shotgun sequence DNA segment GCAGCCATATTTTCTCTCAACAACTCAAAACTACAAAAAAACTAGTGTTCACTTCTAGAAAGATGTACCCTTGGTATAACCCCGCACACTATTAAAGCAGACAAACATGATGAAACTACAAATTTGGAAACAAATTAAATCTCTTGGCTCATATAGAATCAGCACAACAACCCACAGTATTCCATAATACTAGGGAAAACCAAAAGAACCAAAACTTAAATGCATCTAATATGTACTGTACTTGGCATCATCACACTGGAAGCAGTACCTACCAAAGCAAGCATTACATCGAAACAAACCCCAAGGCCACAATATCATTTCCTCACACTAGAAGTAATAAGTTGCCTCATACTCTTAccctgatttatattttttcatgaaCATACCCTAATTTAGAAGCTCAAACATTACGCTGATATGGCACAATTAGGGACAAATCAAAACCAAAATCAAACAGAGGCGAGATCGGGAGGGCGTACCGGTCGTTGCGGTTGAGGCGCGCGGCGTAGTAGAAGGCGACGGAGACGAGCCACGAGTCGGAgtggacggcgacgagcgcgagCCAGTCGCGGCGGTTCATCCCGTCGCGGGCGAAGTTGATCCCGAGCGCCGGCTCCGGCAGCTCGGTGggcacctcctccgccggcagCGCCACCTGCCACGCCTCGTTCGCGTACCCGTACAGGCACAGATTCTCCTTCTCTGCCCGACCAAAACCACCCCGATTTCAATCCCCCCACCCCACCTCGCTCGAGCACCAGCATCACAACAAAGAGATCGCGACGTGAAATAGCTCACCTGGATCGCACTGCGCGTAGAAATCCTCGACGTCTGCGACGAAGCACAAGCGGAGAAGGGGAGTCAGGGtcagggttagggttagggtttcgtgGGGGGGAAGGGTTCAGCGGCGGCGTACCGTGGGTGAGGGCGCGGAGGATGGCGGTGCGGCGGGCGCGGAAGTCCTTGAAGATGTCCTCGACGGAGCGAGGGgcggaaccgccgccgccgcctccgcggccgtcgcggcggtAGGATGCGTCCatgggagggaggcggcgcgtgGGTGAGGCGATctccggcgaggcgaggagaggagaggagaggaggaggtgatcgCGATGCGGAGGTGAGGAGAGAGCGAAGTGAGGAGTACACGGCCGATGCCGTGGAGATCAGCGGAAGATGCGTTAAGATTTTGCGGTTTTACGTCTAGGTCCTCGTATGagtagttatttatttgtaactAAAGAAATAAAATCCCAACTTTTAATCGACACTTACGAGGATTATATGTGTGATAATATAAGTGAATGGTAGTTGGTCAAGATGTCAAATAATCGAAACCTATTTTAAGGggtgttaaattatcaaatatatCCTTTTAATGTGGTGTTCTTTTATACTGCTAAATGGCACGTTTCATgcgaaatttttctatatataagtttctttaaaacatcagataaatattttttaaagtttgtaataattaaaattcaattaatatGCCTTTAACTTTACAttcatcatattaaa contains these protein-coding regions:
- the LOC127772947 gene encoding PHD finger protein ALFIN-LIKE 1 isoform X2, whose translation is MDASYRRDGRGGGGGGSAPRSVEDIFKDFRARRTAILRALTHDVEDFYAQCDPEKENLCLYGYANEAWQVALPAEEVPTELPEPALGINFARDGMNRRDWLALVAVHSDSWLVSVAFYYAARLNRNDRKRLFGMMNDLPTVYEVVSGSRQSKERDRSGMDNSSRNKISSKHTSDVARVENNIKEADEGYDEDDGDHSETLCGTCGGIYSADEFWIGCDVCERWYHGKCVKITPAKADSIKQYKCPSCSSKRPRQ